CGAACGACCGCGCATGGGCTACGACACTGCCAGTAAGACCGATCCGGAGTCGATTATCGACGACGAATCGGGCGACATGTGGTTCCTCAAGGGCGAACTCGACAGCGACCACGTCGGCATCTCCGTCCTCGAGCTCGAGCCCGACGGCAAGGGGATGGAACACGACGAGGCCGACCGCGGCCAGGAGGAGATCTACTACGTGGTCAGTGGCACCGCCGAGGTCGAGCTGACCGATCGCGACGAGACGGTCACGCTCGAGGAGGACGATGCGATCCGCCTCGACCCCGAGGAGACCCGCCAGATCTTCAACCGCAGCGACGAACGCGTGAAGCTGGTTCTCGTCGGCGCGCCGCTCTGAGCGGTCGCGCCTTCTCGAGTGCGGGTGCCGTCGATCCGCCGTCGTCTCGTCAGATGACGTCGTCGGGGTCGTGAACCTCGGCCATCCGCCGGGCCTCGGCGGCGTACTGTTCTCGCAGTTCGGGATCGTCGACGGCGCCGAGATTGTCCGACTCGACGTCGACGCCCGCGGTCGTGTCGCGAACGTCCGTAAACGAGGTGAGCGCGCGCTCCTTCCGGAAGTAGCGCTCGCCGTCGGTCGTCGCGTAGGTGAGGATGATCAGGTTCTGTTCGTCGTCGGAGTAGGTCCGTTCGACCAGCCAGACGCGAACGGTATCAGTGGCAGCGCTCGCCATGGTCGGTTCTTTGACGGCGAGATACAAGAAGCCCGGCGCGGCGAGCGCTCCTCGTCGAGGCTGTCGGAGCGCGGTCTCACTCCCAGTTGATCTCCTCGCCGCGACTCGAGTCCCGCAGGATGAAGGGACCGATCGCCAGTGTTCGTTTCGCCATCGTCGCGATCCGCAGGATGAATGCGACCAACAGCAGGAACGGGGCGACGGCGACGGTCGCCGCCGCCGCGACGATCCAGACGAGGACGTCGACGCCGAGGTAGGTCCCGACCACGGCGTTCGCGTCGAAAAAGAGCAGCATCCCCATCGTGACGACCAGCGCGGGAACGGCGACGTACATCATCGCTCGTGAGAGGTTGATCAACTCCCACTGGAAATACAGCGTCTTGAAGTGTTCGCGGGCGAGGCCGAACAGCTTCAGCGACTCGAGGAGGTCGTCGTAAGCGGCCTCGGCCTCGTCGGTGAAGGAGTCAGCGTGGGAGTTCTTGATCCGGCGGGCCCGGAATATCTTCCAGGAGTAGTTGTAGTCCAGCGCGGCCTTGACGACCTCGTAAGTGCCGAAATCGGCGTCCTCGAGGTCCTCACGGATCGAGTCGGCGTGGGTCGTGACGTTGTCGACGAAGTCGTCGACGCGCTCTTTGAGTTCCTCGTCCTTGCTCTCCGAGACGGCCTCGCGGAAGTCGGTCGCTCGATCCTCGGAGGCCGCGATGATCGCCTGGACGAACGACGCCGGCTCCGGTGGGCTGATCGGCGCATCGATGGACTCCTCGATGTCGGTCCGAAACTCGAGGGCACCGTCGAGTCGTTCGCGCTGGTCCTCGACGGCGCCGAGTTCCTGTGAGAGCACCAGCGAATTGATCGTGACAACGAGCGTGACGCCGGTGATCAGTGCAGTGGTTAGGGCCTGAAAGAGCGTCTCGACCGGATCAGCGGTCCCCATGAGCGCCCTGAGCGAGACGGGACTGACGCGGGCGACGACGAGCAGGCCGACGAAGACGAACAGCATGAGTACCGCGGTGATCAGCCATCGGTTCGCGTTCAGCAGGAGCCAGTGTTTCGCGGTCGGTGACGCGCTGCGCTTGGCCATCGTGTCGCTGGGCTGGGAGCCGTCGCCGCTCATTGCTTTGGCACGAGGGTACGACGATGGTTCGGAAATAGTTACGGCAGGACTGCCGTCGGCGAGTCAACCCAGATCCTCGTCTCGATCGGACTCCCGCAGGATGAAGGGCCCCATCGCGAGCGTCCGCTTCGCGACGGTGGCGATCCGCAGGATATAGACGATGAAGATGACGAACGGCGCGATGCCGATCACGAACCCCGCGCTGGTCACCCAAACGAGGTTATCGATCCCCAGAAACGTCCCCGGGAACGCGGTGCCGTCGATGTACATCATCAGCAGCGCCATCACCGTGAGGGCGGGGACCGAGACGTACAGCAGCGCCCGTGAGAGGTTGATCAGTTCCCACTGGAAGTACAGCGTCTTGAAGTGCTCCCTGGCCGGTCCGAAGAATTTCAGGATTTTGATCATCTCGTCGATCTCGTCGTCCGCATCCTCCGACAGGTCGTCGTCGTGGTCCGCGCGGATCTTCCGCGCGTCGTAGATCTTTCGCGAGTAGTTGAAGTTCAGCGCGTTCCAGATCACGTCGAACGTGCCGAACTGGGCGTCCTTGAGGTCGTCCTTGACGACGCGTGCGTTCTCGGTCGTATCGTCGACGTAGTCGGAGACTTTCTCCTGAAGCTCGTCGCTGTGGTCGTCCGACACCGCCTGCTCGAAGTCCTCCGCTTCCTCCTCGACGCCGTCGACGAGTTCGTAGAGGAACGCCGCGGGTTCCGGCGGGGTCACGTCCTCGTCCTCGAGCGAGTCCTCGATATCCCGACGGAAATTCATCGCCTCCTGCATCCGATCCCGCTGTTCGCCGACGGCGCCGAGCTCCTGCGAGAGCACCAGCTGGTTGATCGTGACGACGATCGACGTGCCCGTGATAATCGCCCCGATGAATCCAGAGAAGATCCAGAAGGTCGCGTTGTGTCGTTCGACGAGTACACGGTGGGGCGCGAGCCCGAACAGATTGGCCCCGACCAGCACGGCGAACACGATCACCAGCACGGCCGCTGTGAAGAGCCAGCGGTTCAGCCGAAGCAACACCCACAGCCGCGGGCCGCCGACGCCGGCCCGTTGGCCCAACACGCCGCTCGAGTCCGAGTCGCTCATTGACTGTGTCGAAGGGACCACGCCGTCGGGTAAAAGACTCATCCGGGCGAAAGCAACCCCGACGTCGACGGCCGCACTTCGTTCCCCGAAGCGGCTACCGCTGACGGCCAAAGGCTTGTAGGAGGGGCCATGGTACGACCGCATCCATGAGGAAGTCCGGCGAGAGTGCCAGCGATGAGACGTCGAACACCATGGTCGACCGCGTTCGCGGCGGTCGACCCATGCTGTGGTTTCTGGTCGAGGGGAATCGCGTTCTCGTCGCCTGCGTGATGCTCGCCGTTTCCTACGCTCTGCTCGTCGTTCTCGGGACGTTCGGCCCCGGCTCCATCTCGAAGCTGTTCGACCCCGCTCCGATCGCCTCGACGTTCACCCCGACCATCATCGGGATCATCATGGGCGTCACCCTCATCTTGACGTTCAACCAGTTCGTCCTCGCCGAGGAACTCGGCCCGGTCGGCGATCAGCGCGAGCGCATGGCCGGCGCGATGGAGTTCCGCCGAGATACCGAAGACGCCGTCGATCGAACTACCAGCCCGCCGGAACCCTCCGCGTTCCTCCGCGGCCTCGTCGACGCGACCGGGGACCGGGCCGACGAACTCATCGCGACGCTCGAGTCCGACCCGGATCTCGACGAGGCGGTCCGTCAGGACGTCCGCGAGTACGCCGAGGGGATCGCCGCCGACGCCGAGCGGGTCGCCGACAAACTCGAGGGTAAACAGTTCGGCCAGTTCGAGGTCGTCAAGGCCGCGTTGGAGTACAACTACTCCTGGAAGATCTACACCGGAAACCGTGTGCGAAATCGCCACGAGGAGACGCTCCCCCACGACATCGACGCGCAACTCGAGGAGTTGCTCGAGGTCCTCAGCTTTTTCGGCCCCGCCCGCGAGCACTTCAAGACGCTGTACTTCCGGTGGGAGATCATCACCCTCTCGCGGTCGCTGGCGTATCTCGCCCTGCCGGCGCTGGCGGTTTCGGCGTACATGATCCTCGTCTTCGAAGTCGGTGACGTGGCCGGGGTGATCGCGGGGTTCGATCAGGGACTGTTGTTCGTCGGCCTCGCCTTCGCCGTCGGTGTGACGCCCTTCGCGATCTTCCTGTCATACATCCTTCGGGTCGTCACCGTCGCGAAGTGGACGCTCGCGATCGGCCCGTTCATCCTCCGAGAGACCGACCGTGGCGAGGACGTCGGCTGGGAGTAGTCAGGCGTCCTCGCCGTACGTCACGTCGAACGGCCCTTCGTCGGGGTCCTTCTGGGGGACCATCGGCCCGACCGAGGCGCTACGGCGCGTGACGGTCGCCGTCCGGAGAATGTAGGACACGAGGAGGGCGAGCGGTGTGAGGCCGACGACGATCAGCCCCATAGTGACGGACGGGAGCACGGCGGCGCTGACGCTCGGGCCCGTGAAGTCGGCGTACAGGAGTCCGATCAGGATCGCGGACAGGATCGACGGCACGCCGCAGTAAATCGTCAGCTGCGAGAACCGGGTGAGCTCCCGCTGCAGGTAGGTCGTCTTGAACTGCTCGCGGGCCACGCCGAACAGCTTCAGGGAGTCGATCAACTCGTCGAGGTGCTCCGCCGCCGTCGGCGACAGTTCGTCGCCGTACTCGCCGCGCAGATACGTGGCGACGTGCAGGTGCCACGCCTCGTCGTAGTTGATCGCCGCGGAGATGGCCGTGAACGAGCCGAACTCCCCCTCTTCGAGGACCTCGTCGACGCGCTCGGTCCGTTCCTGGATCGCGTTCGTGTACCGCGTGATGGGCTCGCGGACCTCGTCGTCGCTATTTTCGACCGCGTTCGCGAGGTCGGCGGCGTCGTGACGGATCGATTCGGTGAGCAACTCGAGGACCCGCGTCGGCGTGGGCGGACTCGCCGGAACCATCGTGGTCGTCGCGACGTCCCGCCGAAAGTCGATGACGCCCTCGAGTCGATCCCGCGCTCTACCGGCCGCGCTGAACTCCTGAGAGAGAATGAGCTGGTTGACCGAGACGACCAGCGTCACTAGCGAGAACGTTCCGGCGATCATGCCGCTGGCGACGCGCGTGACGGAGTTGGGATTCGTAAACGCGATGATTCTGAGCCAGCGGAGGACGACCAGCAGTGCGAGTACGACGCCCGACAGGAGCACCGCGACCGCCACGCGGTCCCCCTCGACGACGAACCACTCTCGGAACCCGGACAGTACGCCCGATTTCGATCCGACATCTGCTCCGAACGACTCGAGCGAATCGTCCGTCTCGGAGGGACTCATGGCGCCACGTTCCACGGACCCGACAATAAGGTCCTGCGTTGCACACCGCCACGCCGCACTCGGACCACGGCGGCCGCGACGTGGGTCCGGGCGCAGGTAGCCGACAGTGTTTGATGGTGGCAATTCACTCGGACGCGTCCCCTCGGCCTCGAGAATTGCCCCTTCAGGGACTACACTGAAATGTGTCGGCGGTGTCAATCAGATACATGCTCGGTGACGGAACCCACTCGCGGAGGGGGACGCGAGGACGATGACCCAGCAGGAGTCGACGAGCCGACGCCGCCTCCTCGCGGCGGTCGGTGCGGGCGTCTCGGCCGCGGTCGCCGGCTGTACCGGCAGCGGGGGCCTCGCCGGCGAACCCTCCTACGAGGACGGCAACGGCGTCGAAATAAACGCCAGCAACGTCTCGAGTCGAAACACCTCGGAGATGTCCACGGCGGCGGCGCTCGCCAATCAGCAGCCCTCGCAGTCGGTGACGCCGCTAGACCCGCTCTCGCTGACCGACCACGAGTTTATCGTCGAAGACGGCTATCTCGGGTCGACCGTGCAGGGAACCGTCGAGAACACGGGCAGCGATCGGCTCCAGATCGTCGAAGTGCGAACTCGGATCTACAACGACGCCGGCAACGTGATCGGTCAGTATCTGACCACGACAGGAGACCTCGGGGGCGGCGAAACCTGGGAATTTCTGGTGGTCGTCCTCGAGGCGCCGTCGGACGTCGCCGACTACGACATCGCGGTGTTGGGAACGCCGTCCTAGCGGCTCTCCGGCCGCGACCTGACGCACCGGCTCCCCTCAGTCGGTGGACTCAAGGAGTTCGTCGGCGACGCCCTCCTCGACGATTTCGGGGGCGACGTTGAGCGCGTACGCGGGGCGTCCCTTCCCAGTCGGCGACGTCCCTTCGGTTTCGATCTCCTCGACGAACCCCTCGTCCTCGAGTCGGTAGAGCGATCGCATTACGTCTGCTTCAGTGAGCGTCCCGATGACGCCCACATTGACGCCCTCGAGTTGCGTCCTGCAGACGCGTCGCAGCACGTGGGTCTGGGCCGGCGTCTCGTCGCGTCGCTGCAGTTCGGCGACGCCAAGTAAGACGACTTGGTTGGTCAGCGAAATCTCGTCGAACGCGTCCGTATCTGTCTCCGTATCCGTGGCCATACTCGGCGTTCAACGTCGACTGTGGTAGTCGTTACCCCACTGACCACTGCGAGAAAACGATCGCGCGGGATCCGACAGGGACCGGTCGCCGCTCGCTTCGCTATCGGGGCGCTTTCGACGGCGAACTCAGGCGTTCTCCTCGTCCTGAAGCTCCGCGAGTTCGGCCTCGACTTCGCTGTCGTCGACCTCCGCCTCCATGTCCTCGATGTCCTCCTCGACGGCCTCGTTCTCGACGTCGCCGGCCGGTTCGGCCTCGGTTTCGCTGCTTCCGTCCCCCATCTCGGATTTCAACGTCTCGAGTTCGGCCTCGACGCCGCTGTCGGTCTCCAGTTGCTCGAGTTCGCGATCGATGTTGTCCTTGTCCGAGAGGACGTCGTCGAACGCGCCGGACTCGTGGAGTTCGTCCATCGCGGCGGCTCGGGCTTCCATGTCTTCGGTCTGCTCCTCGGCGCGATCGATCGCTCGACCGACGTCCTCGAACTCCTCGCCGGTGGCCGTTATCGCTTCGGACACCGTCGAACTCGCCTTCGCGGCCTCGTGGCGGGCCTTCATCGTCTCCTTCTTGGTGCGGAACTCCTCGATGCGGCTCTGGAGCTCGTTCTTCTGGTCGATCAGCTTGTCCTGCTGGCTCTGTAAGTTCGTTATCTGGCGCTCGAGATCCTCGATCTGGTTCATCTTCGTCTTCTTCTTCTCGAGTGCGCGCCGCGCCAGATCCTCCTGGCCCTGCTGGACCGCGGTTCGGGCCTGATCGTTGTGTTTGTCGACGTTCTCCTCCAGGCGCCGTTTCTGCATCTCGAGGCGCTTTTTCTGCGTGGTCAGATCCGCGATGCCCCGTTTGACGTCCTGGAGCTGGTCGCGCATCTGCTCGTAGGAGTAGTCGAGCGTCTCCGTCGGATCCTCGGCGCGGTTGAGCACCGAGTTGAGCTTCGACCGGATGATGTAGGAGGTCCGAGAGAGGATGCCCATAGTCGTACGTATCGCTCGTCGCCCTTAAAAACATCACATCGTCAACAGTCTGCGATGAACGCGGCCGCCACCGGGGCGATCGCTCGACGCTGGTTACCGGCCGCCTACTCGCTCGAGCGACCCGAAGTTGGCGCGAGGTTCGCGGGCCTCGAGGCGCTACGAACCGACGGTGACCGAGCGGACCGCGAACGCGTCGTCGACGACGGCCGTCACCGAGCCGTTCCCCTCGTCGCCGTCGACCTCGAGCGCGATCCGCGTCGGCTCTCGAGACTCGACTCGCACCGTCGGAGCCGGCAACTCCCAGTCGTAGCGCTCGAGGTCGAAGCCGGCATCGGCGAGCGCGCCCGCGGCCTGGGCGTCGGTCAGCAACGCCGTCATCGGCCGTACGCCCGCGAGGAACGTGCAGTCATCGCAGGTGATTTCGACCCAGGGATCGCGCCCGCAGTCTGCGATTTCGGCGCCACCAGCGTCGCCGTTGCCGTCGCTGCCGCCGTCGTTGTCGCTCTCGAGGGCCTCGAGACGGAGGGTGACGGTCGTCGCCCCCGCACAGAACGGACACTGACCGGCGCGGGCCAGTCCGATGTCGCGTCTGGCGCGACGGGCGACCGTGCGGGCGATCGCGCCCGCGTCCTGCTCCTCGAGGCCGTTCTTCGGGAACGGATAGGTGAACCCGTCCCACTCCTCGCACGCCGGGCAGTCGACGGTCGCGAATCCGCGCTCGTAGCACAGGACCAGCGCCGCCTCACAGCGGGGACACGCCGACTCGATTTCGCTCGACTCGAACTCGCGGCGCTCGGTCGGCCGGTGAGCGAGCACGGTCCTGTAAAGCGCGGTCACGCTCGCCGTCGGCACGTAGCCGTCCTCGACTTCGCGGACGTAGACGCCCCGAAGCTTGTCGAGGTGGTAGTTGAACTTCCCGCTGTCACGCATCCCGACCGCGTCCATCAGCTCGGCGTAGGACTTCGGCTCCGTGTAGACGGCGTCCCAGTCCTCGAGCAACGCCAGCAGGATCTCGAGGCGGATCTCGTGGTTCAGTATGGAGAATGCCTCCCGAACGGTGGGCTCCGGTGCGTCGTCCGTCGTCATGGGCGATCGTTCTCCCAACGGTGCATTGATCGTTCCGGACGGTCGGGCGTGGTGCGTGACGTGTCATCACGCGTTGTGAAATTGACTTCGCAAAGCGATTACATACTGACCGGACCGATACTGTCCTATGACCGAACGCTCGACCGCCGAACAGATGCCAATCGCCGCTCGCCTTCGTCGGGGGATCCGGTCGTTCGAGCCGATGTACCTCGCGCTGCTGGGGCTGCTTGCGATTCCGAGCTACGTCTTCGAATCGCTCGCGGTCCTGGAGCTCTTCGAGATGTTCTTCTTCTTTTTCCTCTGGCCGTTCGTCGCGCCGCTCGTCGAACTGGTGGTCCGACGCGGGACCGACGAGGACGAGACGGTCGAGCCGACCGACTGGATCTACATGGGGAACTGGCGGGAGTACGCCGCGTGGTTTCTCATGCTGCCGCTGGGATTTCTCAATCCGTTCGTCCTTGCACAGGACGCGATGCAGTGGCTTGGTAGCGCCGTCGCGTTTGCGCGCCACCGCGGCTCCCTCCCCGACGCAGAGGGCTACGACCAGCGGGTCTCCTACCGACTCCCGTTCGATAGCGCCTGGACCGTCGTGAACGGCAGCTACGACCACGACTACTCGCACTCGTGGTTCCCGGCGACCCAGCGGTACGCGTACGATTTCGTCATCACCGACGCGGAGGGACGGACCGCCCCCGAGGCGTCGGGCGCGGACGTCGAGGGCTACTACTGCTACGACGAACCGATCCTCGCCCCCGCCGCCGGCGTCGTGGTCGACGTCCTCGACGACGATCTCGAGCCGTCCCGCGGCGGCGGCGTTGCCCACCCTCTGAAGCGGGACATCCGCGGGAACTATGTGGTGCTCCAGCACGCCGCCGACGAGTACAGCTGTCTGGCCCACCTCGTCCCCGGCAGCGTGACGGTCGCACCCGGGGACCGCGTACAGCGCGGCGAGGAGATCGGTCGCTGTGGTCACTCCGGGAACTCCTCGGAACCCCACCTCCACTTTCAGCTGCAGGATCACCCGAACTTCGTGGTCGCGGCCGGGCTCCCGA
Above is a genomic segment from Haloterrigena salifodinae containing:
- a CDS encoding cupin domain-containing protein gives rise to the protein MGYDTASKTDPESIIDDESGDMWFLKGELDSDHVGISVLELEPDGKGMEHDEADRGQEEIYYVVSGTAEVELTDRDETVTLEEDDAIRLDPEETRQIFNRSDERVKLVLVGAPL
- a CDS encoding PspA/IM30 family protein, producing the protein MGILSRTSYIIRSKLNSVLNRAEDPTETLDYSYEQMRDQLQDVKRGIADLTTQKKRLEMQKRRLEENVDKHNDQARTAVQQGQEDLARRALEKKKTKMNQIEDLERQITNLQSQQDKLIDQKNELQSRIEEFRTKKETMKARHEAAKASSTVSEAITATGEEFEDVGRAIDRAEEQTEDMEARAAAMDELHESGAFDDVLSDKDNIDRELEQLETDSGVEAELETLKSEMGDGSSETEAEPAGDVENEAVEEDIEDMEAEVDDSEVEAELAELQDEENA
- a CDS encoding M23 family metallopeptidase — translated: MTERSTAEQMPIAARLRRGIRSFEPMYLALLGLLAIPSYVFESLAVLELFEMFFFFFLWPFVAPLVELVVRRGTDEDETVEPTDWIYMGNWREYAAWFLMLPLGFLNPFVLAQDAMQWLGSAVAFARHRGSLPDAEGYDQRVSYRLPFDSAWTVVNGSYDHDYSHSWFPATQRYAYDFVITDAEGRTAPEASGADVEGYYCYDEPILAPAAGVVVDVLDDDLEPSRGGGVAHPLKRDIRGNYVVLQHAADEYSCLAHLVPGSVTVAPGDRVQRGEEIGRCGHSGNSSEPHLHFQLQDHPNFVVAAGLPIAFDDVAIEWPGDEAPITDPLSDAEADDANEREREAIPNPIETIANLEDGTYRPRAHLTAGQRVTHVDRDDGDSSRTHIDDSDPTIVADKAGATRASSQHRTGLASLQQVGFGACVSGVTTFFASIFVSSLTVAALLGAVAAVGVSYRAGATFLRRDGSKHRSSSIGTAVGIGIVAAVVGWYGVTGPAIGIGVQGLGISVLLLGFVGYAVLGEYERLRLRESFPDRGGSRSRPSSPTE
- a CDS encoding winged helix-turn-helix domain-containing protein, whose product is MTTDDAPEPTVREAFSILNHEIRLEILLALLEDWDAVYTEPKSYAELMDAVGMRDSGKFNYHLDKLRGVYVREVEDGYVPTASVTALYRTVLAHRPTERREFESSEIESACPRCEAALVLCYERGFATVDCPACEEWDGFTYPFPKNGLEEQDAGAIARTVARRARRDIGLARAGQCPFCAGATTVTLRLEALESDNDGGSDGNGDAGGAEIADCGRDPWVEITCDDCTFLAGVRPMTALLTDAQAAGALADAGFDLERYDWELPAPTVRVESREPTRIALEVDGDEGNGSVTAVVDDAFAVRSVTVGS
- a CDS encoding FxLYD domain-containing protein, which translates into the protein MTQQESTSRRRLLAAVGAGVSAAVAGCTGSGGLAGEPSYEDGNGVEINASNVSSRNTSEMSTAAALANQQPSQSVTPLDPLSLTDHEFIVEDGYLGSTVQGTVENTGSDRLQIVEVRTRIYNDAGNVIGQYLTTTGDLGGGETWEFLVVVLEAPSDVADYDIAVLGTPS